The genomic stretch GGACATGAGGTCGACGGTGGCTCGGGAGAACACGACCGGTCCGTAGATGAAGTACGACGGATAGAGGCCGTCGAGAGACTTGACCAGGGCCGGCCGTTCGACCTGCAGGGGAACCTCGATCGATTGCTTCTTGCCGTCGCGAACGATGCTCAATCCGATGCGGCCGTCGCGCGCGGAGTGTTGAATCTGGTACTGCAGGGCGACGCGCAGGTTGCCGTTCGCCAGGATCATGCCCTGGTCGTCGACGGCGACGCCGCCGATCGCCGTGATCACGTCCCACTCGCGCAAGGGGTAGTCGGCCTCGTGGCGCGAAGGCCGGTGCACGATGATTCCGTGGACCGACGGATCGAGCTTGAGGAACCCCCGCAAGGCCGGGTTCTCGAGGGTTTGCAAGTCGTCGTGCAAGAGCGGCTTGCCGTCGTAATGCCCGTCGGCGAGGTCGCTCAGGAACAGCTCGATCTCCTCGTTCGGGATGATGTAGGCGATGTTCTGCGTCCCGCCCAGCGAGCTGAAGGCGAGGCCGATCATGCGGTCCCCGGCGGTGGCCGGCCCGCCGCTGTTGCCGGGATTGATCGCCGCGTCGATCTGCACCCGCAGGCCGGCGGTATTCGCGTTGTAGGCGGCGAACTCGATGCGCGACACGATGCCCTTGGTGATCGAGAGCGAATTGCCGCCGACCGGGAATCCGTAGGCGAGCACGGCATCTTTGATCTGCGGAAGCGAGGCCGATCGCTCGAGCGGCGCATGGCGCTCAAAAAAGGAGTCGTCGTCCAGCGTGAGCACGGCGAGGTCCATGCCGGGCGCCACCGCCGCGACCTTGGCACCGTACTTGTCTCCCTCGCGGTCGGCCTGCACCTGTAGCTGCCCGGCATAGGCCACGACATGCGCGTTCGTCAGGATGCGATGACCTTCGATGACGACGCCCGACCCGGTGATTTCGGCCGGCGACTGTCGGGTCCACGGATGATTGAGGTCGGGCCGGCGGGTCGTGGCGAAGATTTTCACCACAGCAGCTTCGACACGCTCGGAGATCTGCGCGGCCGCGGCATCGGTGGCAGCGTTCCCCGCGCCGGCGGTGGAGGGGGCATCGTCCGCCCGCGCCGGCAGGCCGATGGCGACGACGGCGAGGAACGCCGCCATCGGAAGAACGGCTGGCCCGCCGCGGGCGAAGGCCCGCCACGGCGGGGGCAAGGTCGAACGAGTCATGCAGGGCACCTCCAGGAGACAATCGGCGGCGCGAAGCGCCCGGTCACCGGCGCTCGTCGCTCTCCGCCGCGCGAAAGGATGGCTCACGACCCGATGGCGGTCAACGGACAAACTGGGCAGCAAGAAACCGTGTCAGCGACACTGACGGGAGGCCGCGCTCGAGCGGGAACCCGCTCGAGGCGCGCGCGTATCATCCCGCCGTAGGGAGGACGATCTCGTGGGCTTGATCAACTGGATCTTCGACTTCTATCAGCAGTACCGGATCGATCAGCTTCAGAAGGATGCCGCGCAAACTCGAGCCGAAATGACCGTGCGTGCTCCGAACGGCGCGCTCGACGCGGAAAAGCTCGAGCGAGCTGTGGGCGAGATGGCGTTGGCCGTCAAGACGCTCCAGCGCATGATGGTCGAGAAGGGACTTTGCACGCCTGACGAGTTTCGCGCCAAGCTCCAGCTCGTCGATCTCGAGGACGGTCGAGCGGACGGACGCGCGCCAATCGGATGAGGACTTCCGTCTCGCCCTCGCGCTCTCTCAGGTCCCCCAGCCGGCGAGCATCGCGACGATTGCGAACGTGTCTCGGAACCCATGGGCGAGAATCGTGACCCACAGGTTGCGGCGCGCCAGGAGGTACGTGGCTCCGAGCACGAGGCCCGAGACCGTCGACGCGATGACTCCCGCAGGCCCTTTGTAGTAGTGCCCATATCCGAAGAGCACGCTCGCGACCACGAGCGCGGCGCCGTAGGCGAGTCGCGTACGACCGCCGGTTTCGGCCGCGCGATTGATCAGGTAGCCACGGTAAGCGATCTCTTCGCCGAAGGCGGCGAGCGTCCAGACGAGACCGAGCGAACGTAACGTCCAGCCCAAGTCATGCGTCGGGCTCTGGAACGCTTTCGAGACGTGCTCGGCGCCCAAGTAGCTTTCGGCAATGGGTCCCACGACGACGTCGGAGAGCACCACGATCGCCGCCGCCGACAGGATTGCGTACGCGACGGTCTTCCACCACGAACGCGGCGACTCGAGCCCGATGTCTTTCCACCCGCCCCCGCGCACTCGGACCGAGATCCAGCACAGCACGACGAGAATCGGCACTTCATTGGGCACGACGTGGTAGACGTTGTGGCCGATGACGATCGCGCCGGCCAGCAGCAGCTCGAGCCCACTCACGACACGCGATCGCCCGATGTGGATCGAGTTGGTGCTGCCGTGGTTCTCCACGCCGAGGGAATACGCGTCCCCGTGAGGCACGGTTCCCAACTGCCGCCCGCGCAGGCGATTAGCGTCGACCGTTGATCTCCGTCGCACGGTCCACGAGAGCAGCCATCAGCGCGCGGACGTGGGTCTCGAATTCTGGACCGCGCACGATCGGCTGCTCGCCGACAACGACCGCCCGAACCGCTCGCAGCGTCTGCCCGAGCGCCTGGAGCCCGCGCCGACCGCGGTCAGCGTGAGGGACGACGGCAGTCGTGGCCACGACTTTGTTGTCGAGCTCGCCCGAGCCGATGACCCAATCGATGGCGTTCTTCAGTGCACCAGACAAGCTATGGCCGTACTCGGGCGAGGCGATCAAGACCGCGTCGCTATTGGCGAGCGCGCGGCGCCAGGCGTCCACAGGCGCCGGTGCACCGCTCTCCTCGAGCTCCGGGTTGAACAACGGAAGCTCGCGAAGCAGGTCCGTAACGACCACCTCGACGCCCACGGGCGCTACCGTTGCCGCAGTTCGCAGGAGCTCCCGATTCCCGGAACTCGTCTGGAGGCTCCCGCAGACACCGAGGATCCGCATGGTTCGGGACAGTATCGCCTTGGCGTCGCTGATGCACGCCGGCAGGTCGACTAGATCGCGGATTCTATCCCCGCGCGGTGATTCACGGCTCCTTCCGCTGGACGACGGTGATCGATCCATTGTTCTCGAGGACGGCACAATGCACTTCGTCGACGGAGCTGCATCCGGCCTGACGGAGCGCGGCCTCCAGCTCGTGATGCGTGAGTTGCGCTCGGGCCATGACCGTCTTGTAGAGCCTCCCGTTGTGGATCAGGATTTCCGGCTGCCCCTCGATCAATTGTTCGAAGCGCTTGCTGCGGAACGTCCCGTAACCCACGATGAAGTTCAGACCGACCAGCGTCGAGGCCGAGAGCAGGCCGCCGATCAGCGAATTGTCCCCCGCGTTCATCGCGTTCTGGACCGCGTTCGAGAGGACGAGCAGCAGCACGAGGTCGAAAGGAGCCAGCTGCCCGACCTGCCGCTTGCCGGTGATGCGCAACAAGATGATGAGAAAGACGTAGACCACGGCGGCGCGCAGGATCAGCTCCCACCACGGTTGATAGATGTCGAAGATCGTCAACCCGTGCGTTGCGGTGTCGTGCATCGGTTCTCCTCCCCAGCCGGCCGCGCAGCGGCAGCGACGCGAAGGATACGCGCACGAGGAGCACGCGGGCGGCCCTCCGCCGGTGGAGGGCCGCCCCTCGGACTAGAGAACCCTGTCGATCGAAAAGCTCTAGTACGGGAAGCAGATGCAGAGGGCGTTGTTCGGACAGCAGAAGCTATGCCCGTTCGGGCAGGTGATCAGGTGCGAGCCCCTCGGGCAAGAGCTCGCCGCGGCGGGTGACGCCGTCATCAAGGACCCGATTCCGACGGTTGCGACCGCGACGATCGCCATGACGAAGATCTTCCGACGCATGCACGTTCCTCCTTCATGGTCAAGGTAGTCGACCATTCCGCGATTCTACGCCCGCCCGGCCTGGGCGTGGTAGCTTCAGAGGAGATGGCGTACGTGAGGAAGCCGGTGCTGAGCGGCCAGTCGATCGACTGGCGCCCGTGGGCTGTCGCGAGGTTCCGAACCGAATACGCCCGCGACGGGTTCCTCTGCGCGATTGCCAACACGACGGAAAGCGGGTGGGACGCGGCGGTGATGCCCGACGACGGTCTGGGGGCGCAGGTCCGCTGGCGTCCAGGGTGGTTCCTACGCCTCAACGACCTGGCGTACTTTCACGGCGGCAGGATCGTCCTCAACGGATCGTAAGAGTCCCGCTCGTCCCGGAGCCGCTCGAGCGCGCCGGCGAGCGCGGCGAGGCGGCGTCCGCCGCGCCCTCGAAGCGCGAGCGGGGCGGGCGACGAGCCGACGAGCTCCGAGCAGCGGTCGAGCGGGCCCATCTTCCGCTTGAAGATTCGCGAGGCATGCTCGCGAAGCTCGATCTCGTGCTCCGGCATCGCGAGGCCTTCGCGCGCCGCGAGGTCGCGGTAGAACGTCCCCCAGAGAACGACCACGTCATCGGGCCGCAGGAAACGATTCCACGCATCCCGGCAGGAGTCGAGGCTGCCGCCCTCACGTAGCACGTCTTCGTCGAGGTCGATGTGCGTGCAGGTGCCGGGCGCGAGCGGCGACCTGGGTGCGATGACCCTCTCGAACGTCTCGGAGGTTGCGGGACGATGGGCGAGCCAGTGGACGAGCTCGGGCTCGCGCATATCTTTCGGCATGCGGGGCCAGGAATTGGCTTCGCCGTGGATGCAGATCAGGCGAGATCCGTATCGCGAGAGATGAGCTGCGAGAGCCGCGCGCGGAGAGACGCGGTGACTCCGATGCCGGCCGCGGTGCCGGCGCACGCCGACGGTCGTCTGGAACCACTGCTGCCTCGCCACCATCGCGTGGAACGGGGCAAGCAGCCGCTCGAAGCGTTCGCCGTCGCGCTCGAGCACGCGCAACACCTCGACGAGCGCCTCGATCGTCGAGACGCAGCCCGGGGCCGGCTCCTTGCGAATCAGGTAGGCGCTCTCATGCCGCGGCGTGAATCCGAGGCGGGGCAGGCGTTCGAGGATCGGATTCGTGCGGATGAGCTTCTTCGCCTGTGGCCATGTGCCGTCGACGACGATCAGGTCGATCGGCCGATCGAGGGGCACACGCTCCACAGGGACCGCACCCGGTCCGGGGAAGAGCACATAGGTCGTCTCACGCCGCGACGCCGCCACGATCTCCGGATCGGACGAAAAGGCGACGCCGACCGTGAGGCGCGAGTTGGGGAGTGCCAGATGCGCCATGCGCGCGGTGCCGATTCCCTTGTCCTCCTCGCGCGGATGCTGCAAAAGATGAATGCGGGTCCGCGTCGGCAGGAGCGTCGCCCGGTCGCAGAAGCAGACGCCCGCGGTCGCGACCTTCGTCGATCCTCCGGCGGACGGAATCCAGGCGACGAGCGGGCGGTGGCACTGGGCACAGGTCGGGCGCACGGCCGGTACGCTACACCGCTTCTCTATGTCACACGTGCGTCGCCGGATCCCGGGAGCTCACGGACACGGGTTCGTATTCGGCCTCGGCATGCCGGCGCTGTTCGTCCCCAGGCTCCCTTCGACGCCGCCGGTGACACCGGTGACGAGCGAGAATCTCACTGAGCCTGCGGGGGGTGTGTTGGGGTCGGCCACGGATGTGTCGGTCAAACCGCAGAACCTGGCGGCGAGCGCATTCGAGCCGGGCGGCTGGGTGTAGCTGCCCGTGGCTCGAAGCACGGAGAGGTCGCCTTCGTAGAGGTTCCATGACGTCGGGCCGCTCTCTTGCTGCCAGCGCACGTGCGTCATGTCGCCGGCGGTGACGTAGATGAGTCCGTCGTCGAGATCGCACGCGTCGCCCACGCCGTCGTGGTTGAAATCGCTCTGCGACGGGTTGTACAGGCCGAGGCAGTTGTCGCAAGCGTCGCCGGCGCCGTCGGCGTCCCCGTCTGATTGATCCGGGTTCGCTACGGCGGGGCAGTTGTCGCAGGCATCGCCCCTGCCGTCACCGTCGGTGTCGCCGAACCCCTCGTCGATTCTCCCGTCGCAGTTGTCGTCGATGCCGTTGCACACCTCCTGGGCGTTCGGGTGGACCGCCGGGTTCCCGTCATCGCAGTCCAGCGGGCACGCCGGGTAGCCGTCGTGATCGGCGTCGACGTAGCCCATGACATAGGCGCCCCCGGTGCCGAACGTGTAGACGTCGCCGCCGCCCCAGACCAAGACCGCCGATCCCGTCCAGACCCCCGTGGCGCCGTCCCGGGCGGGCGGCGCGTTCACCGTGGAGATCGGGTTCCACACGTCGATGAACGGGTTGTAGCGTGCCGAGCGGCTGCCCCACACGACCATGAGCGAGCCGGTCCAGACGCCGGCCGCGTTCGAAATGTTCGGCGGAGCCCCGACCGTCGTCACCGGAGCCCACAGGTCGTTTTGTGGGTCGTAGCGCCCCCCCGCGCCCAAGGTGTTTCCGCCCCACACGACCATCTGCGAGCCGGTCCAGACGGCGACGTGACCCTGACGCTCGGCCGGCGCGTTGATGGTCGTCGTCGGCAGCCACGCATCCGCGACCGGATCGTACCGCCCGCCATCGTTGTTGAAACTGAAATTGCCTCCGCCCCAGACGATCATCTGGGACCCCGTCCACACGGCGGTGTGCATCGAGCGCGCGCTCGGCGCGCCGGCCGTCGTGGTCGGAAGCCAAGAGTTCGTCGCGGGATCGTAGCGTCCGCCGGTGTTGAAACCGCCGCCGTTGGAGCCGCCCCAGACGATCATCCGGGATCCCGTCCAGACGGCCGTCTGCCTGGAGCGAGCGGTCGGTGCTCCGGCGAGAGACGTCGCAAGCCAGTTGTCGAGGATCGGATCGTAACGTCCGCCGGTGTTCGTTTCGCTCGGCGCGGCACCGCCCCAGACGATCATCTGGGAGCCCGTCCAGACGGCGGTGTGGAACGATCGGGCAGTGGGTGCGCCCGAGACGCTCATCGGCGTCCACGTATCGAGCGCGGGATCGTAGCGGTAGCCGCTGTTGACGTTCCCGATCCCCTCGACCCCGCCCCAGACGAGCATCAGCGTGCCTGTCCAGACGGCGGTGTGCTGCTTGCGCGGCGGTGGCGTCGCGCCCGGAGACATCGACGTCCACGTGTCGGCCCCCGGATCGTACCGGCCGCCGTTCGCGAGCTCGGTGTTGTTCACGTCCCTGCCGCCGTAGACGAGGAGCCGCGATCCGCTCCAGACCGACGTCATGGCATTGCGCGCCGCCGGAGCGCCGGTCGTCGACGTCGCCGTCCACGTGTCCGTGGCCGGGTCATACGTGGCGCCCGTGTTGGTCGCCACGTTGCCCCCACCCCAGATCAGCATCCGGGAGCCGCTCCACACCGCTGCGGGGCCGCTCCTCGCGGACGGCGCGTTCGTGAGAGACGTCGCGGACCACGTGTCGGTGGCCGGGTCGTAGCGTCCTCCCGTGTTGATGTCTCCCGGCGACAGACCACCCCACACGACCATCAGCGTCCCGGTCCAGACGGCGCCGTGACGCTGCCGTGCCGCCGGAGCGTTTGTGCCCGTCATCGCCGTCCACGTGTTCGTCGAAGGGTCGAACTGCGCGCCGGAATCGAGATAGTTGGGGCTCGCGTAGCCGCCCCAGATCAATGCGCGGCTGCCGGACCAGACCGCGGTGTGCCCGAGGCGGGCGGCAGGGGCGCCGCTGGTGTTGGTGGCGATCCAGGAGTCCGTCGCCGGGTCGTAGATCCCGCCGGTATTCAAGACGTTCGCAAACCCGGGCGACCCGCCCCAGACGATCATGCGACTTCCCGACCAGACCGCCGTGTGGGAGAAGCGCGCGCTCGGAGCGTTCAGGGTCGTCACCGGTGTCCAGGCGTCGGCGACGGGGTCATACCGCGAGCCGGTGTTCGTGTACGTGCCGTTCGCGTTGCCTCCCCAGACGATCATCTGCGTCCCCGTCCAGACCGCCGTGTGATCGCGCCGTCCGGGGGGAGCGCCCACGGTGGCCGTCGAGGACCACGTATCCGTGGCCGGATCGTACCGGGAGCCGGTCGCGAGATACGAGTCGGTCCCGCCCCAGAGGATCATGACGCTGCCGGTCCAGACGGCCGTGAGCCCCGACCGGCGCCCCGGCGCATCGTCCAGCCCCTGGTTGTTCCACAGATCGTCGGGAGGGCACGCATCGACGGCGTCCGTTCCCGCACCAAGGTGCGGTAGCGGCGAGTCCGCGGTGCCGACGAGCTTCACGAGAGACTCTTCCAGTCGCGCGACGTTGTCGCTCGACCACTCCTCCCACGTCCGTTTGGACACGCGGTAGGTTGCGAGCACCAGGCGGCCCGGCTCGTCCGTCAGCGGGACGTGGACGAGAAACGCGTCCGCCTCCTCGGCCACCTCGCTAGGCTCTCCGGTCCGCTCGCCGAGCTTCGCGTGCCAGTAGGTGAGCGCATCGGCGTCCGTGATCTCGGCGACCGTGCGGCGTGTGTCACTCTTCCCGGCGTCGACACGACCGGAGAGCAAGTCCTCACGAAGCGTCTGCGCCGCCGCCCGCCGCTCCGCCTGGATCGACGCATCGGAGGCCACGTAGCGGCGCGCCAGACGATCGACGAGCGCAGGGCGGGCGAGGCACTCCTGCACGAGGAGCGGATCCCGATCGAGCGCCGTGAACAGCTCCAGGAGCCGCTCGGGCGCATGCGTTCCGAGCGTCATCCGCTCGACTTCGCCGCGCAGCATGTCGCCTGTGATGGGGACCGACCAGAGCTGTTCGAGTGCCGCCGATTGACGCAGGTAGGCGTGCACCTTGCTCGCCGCCACGGACGCCGGCACCGCCTTCTCGAACGGCTCGCTCACGCCGATCTGGTGGGAATAGTAGATGTGCTCGATCGCGCGCTCACGGGCGACGCGATCCTCGAAGGTGAGTGGCTCGGCTGCAGACGTGCGCGGATGGCCCGCGCTCTCTCCACCAAA from Candidatus Polarisedimenticolaceae bacterium encodes the following:
- a CDS encoding trypsin-like peptidase domain-containing protein, which codes for MTRSTLPPPWRAFARGGPAVLPMAAFLAVVAIGLPARADDAPSTAGAGNAATDAAAAQISERVEAAVVKIFATTRRPDLNHPWTRQSPAEITGSGVVIEGHRILTNAHVVAYAGQLQVQADREGDKYGAKVAAVAPGMDLAVLTLDDDSFFERHAPLERSASLPQIKDAVLAYGFPVGGNSLSITKGIVSRIEFAAYNANTAGLRVQIDAAINPGNSGGPATAGDRMIGLAFSSLGGTQNIAYIIPNEEIELFLSDLADGHYDGKPLLHDDLQTLENPALRGFLKLDPSVHGIIVHRPSRHEADYPLREWDVITAIGGVAVDDQGMILANGNLRVALQYQIQHSARDGRIGLSIVRDGKKQSIEVPLQVERPALVKSLDGLYPSYFIYGPVVFSRATVDLMSALRGAGASPTASWSLMTQMLDAPTPERDELVVIPAPLFPHAISKGYGNVANAVVSSINGVTVRNLRHLVTLLRNLKDEFVVIGIEGKREGENLIFRRSEMLAATEEILSDNGVREQGSADMMAVWNGKEGS
- a CDS encoding CPBP family intramembrane glutamic endopeptidase, whose amino-acid sequence is MENHGSTNSIHIGRSRVVSGLELLLAGAIVIGHNVYHVVPNEVPILVVLCWISVRVRGGGWKDIGLESPRSWWKTVAYAILSAAAIVVLSDVVVGPIAESYLGAEHVSKAFQSPTHDLGWTLRSLGLVWTLAAFGEEIAYRGYLINRAAETGGRTRLAYGAALVVASVLFGYGHYYKGPAGVIASTVSGLVLGATYLLARRNLWVTILAHGFRDTFAIVAMLAGWGT
- a CDS encoding NADPH-dependent FMN reductase, encoding MDRSPSSSGRSRESPRGDRIRDLVDLPACISDAKAILSRTMRILGVCGSLQTSSGNRELLRTAATVAPVGVEVVVTDLLRELPLFNPELEESGAPAPVDAWRRALANSDAVLIASPEYGHSLSGALKNAIDWVIGSGELDNKVVATTAVVPHADRGRRGLQALGQTLRAVRAVVVGEQPIVRGPEFETHVRALMAALVDRATEINGRR
- a CDS encoding YetF domain-containing protein, producing the protein MHDTATHGLTIFDIYQPWWELILRAAVVYVFLIILLRITGKRQVGQLAPFDLVLLLVLSNAVQNAMNAGDNSLIGGLLSASTLVGLNFIVGYGTFRSKRFEQLIEGQPEILIHNGRLYKTVMARAQLTHHELEAALRQAGCSSVDEVHCAVLENNGSITVVQRKEP
- a CDS encoding tRNA-uridine aminocarboxypropyltransferase; this translates as MRPTCAQCHRPLVAWIPSAGGSTKVATAGVCFCDRATLLPTRTRIHLLQHPREEDKGIGTARMAHLALPNSRLTVGVAFSSDPEIVAASRRETTYVLFPGPGAVPVERVPLDRPIDLIVVDGTWPQAKKLIRTNPILERLPRLGFTPRHESAYLIRKEPAPGCVSTIEALVEVLRVLERDGERFERLLAPFHAMVARQQWFQTTVGVRRHRGRHRSHRVSPRAALAAHLSRYGSRLICIHGEANSWPRMPKDMREPELVHWLAHRPATSETFERVIAPRSPLAPGTCTHIDLDEDVLREGGSLDSCRDAWNRFLRPDDVVVLWGTFYRDLAAREGLAMPEHEIELREHASRIFKRKMGPLDRCSELVGSSPAPLALRGRGGRRLAALAGALERLRDERDSYDPLRTILPP
- a CDS encoding MopE-related protein; translated protein: MSIRAILSLALVVFAGPTFGGESAGHPRTSAAEPLTFEDRVARERAIEHIYYSHQIGVSEPFEKAVPASVAASKVHAYLRQSAALEQLWSVPITGDMLRGEVERMTLGTHAPERLLELFTALDRDPLLVQECLARPALVDRLARRYVASDASIQAERRAAAQTLREDLLSGRVDAGKSDTRRTVAEITDADALTYWHAKLGERTGEPSEVAEEADAFLVHVPLTDEPGRLVLATYRVSKRTWEEWSSDNVARLEESLVKLVGTADSPLPHLGAGTDAVDACPPDDLWNNQGLDDAPGRRSGLTAVWTGSVMILWGGTDSYLATGSRYDPATDTWSSTATVGAPPGRRDHTAVWTGTQMIVWGGNANGTYTNTGSRYDPVADAWTPVTTLNAPSARFSHTAVWSGSRMIVWGGSPGFANVLNTGGIYDPATDSWIATNTSGAPAARLGHTAVWSGSRALIWGGYASPNYLDSGAQFDPSTNTWTAMTGTNAPAARQRHGAVWTGTLMVVWGGLSPGDINTGGRYDPATDTWSATSLTNAPSARSGPAAVWSGSRMLIWGGGNVATNTGATYDPATDTWTATSTTGAPAARNAMTSVWSGSRLLVYGGRDVNNTELANGGRYDPGADTWTSMSPGATPPPRKQHTAVWTGTLMLVWGGVEGIGNVNSGYRYDPALDTWTPMSVSGAPTARSFHTAVWTGSQMIVWGGAAPSETNTGGRYDPILDNWLATSLAGAPTARSRQTAVWTGSRMIVWGGSNGGGFNTGGRYDPATNSWLPTTTAGAPSARSMHTAVWTGSQMIVWGGGNFSFNNDGGRYDPVADAWLPTTTINAPAERQGHVAVWTGSQMVVWGGNTLGAGGRYDPQNDLWAPVTTVGAPPNISNAAGVWTGSLMVVWGSRSARYNPFIDVWNPISTVNAPPARDGATGVWTGSAVLVWGGGDVYTFGTGGAYVMGYVDADHDGYPACPLDCDDGNPAVHPNAQEVCNGIDDNCDGRIDEGFGDTDGDGRGDACDNCPAVANPDQSDGDADGAGDACDNCLGLYNPSQSDFNHDGVGDACDLDDGLIYVTAGDMTHVRWQQESGPTSWNLYEGDLSVLRATGSYTQPPGSNALAARFCGLTDTSVADPNTPPAGSVRFSLVTGVTGGVEGSLGTNSAGMPRPNTNPCP